One window of Mauremys reevesii isolate NIE-2019 linkage group 4, ASM1616193v1, whole genome shotgun sequence genomic DNA carries:
- the GATD1 gene encoding glutamine amidotransferase-like class 1 domain-containing protein 1 isoform X2 translates to MRRQPPPGPASAMSERPGKPACLIIASAASAGVSAQSFLHSFTLASAAFNLQVATPGGKLIDFVDVNESNMRWIQDFRMKSYANPAKLESIDGARYHALLIPNCPGALTDLANSGYLARILQHFSNENKPICAVGHGVAALCCATNEDKSWVFQGYSLTGPSVYELIRQPSFASLSIIVEDFVKDSGATFSASKPDAIHIVLDRHLVTGQNENSTVIAVQNLINLCNGRK, encoded by the exons ATGCGGAGGCAGCCGCCGCCGGGCCCCGCCAGCGCCATGTCGGAGCGGCCCGGGAAGCCCGCCTGCCTCATCATCGCCAGCGCCGCCTCCGCGG GTGTGTCTGCCCAATCCTTTCTTCATTCTTTTACACTGGCTAGCGCTGCTTTTAATCTACAAGTTGCCACTCCAGGG GGgaagttaattgactttgtcGATGTGAATGAGAGCAACATGCGTTGGATACAGGATTTCCGAATGAAATCTTATGCAAATCCTGCCAAGTTGGAGTCAATTGATG GTGCTAGATACCATGCCCTATTGATTCCTAACTGTCCCGGGGCTTTAACTGACCTTGCAAACAGTGGATACCTAGCTAGGATATTGCAGCACTTCAGCAATGAGAACA AGCCTATTTGTGCTGTGGGACATGGAGTTGCTGCTTTATGCTGTGCCACAAATGAGGATAAATCGTGGGTGTTTCAGGGATACAGCCTGACAGGG CCCTCTGTGTATGAGCTGATAAGGCAGCCCAGTTTTGCCAGTTTGTCCATTATTGTGGAGGACTTTGTGAAAGATTCTGGAGCTACCTTTAGCG CCAGCAAGCCAGATGCCATACACATAGTTCTGGACAGGCACCTTGTTACAGGACAGAATGAGAATTCCACTGTTATAGCAGTCCAGAACCTTATTAATCTCTGCAATGGCAG
- the GATD1 gene encoding glutamine amidotransferase-like class 1 domain-containing protein 1 isoform X1, whose product MRRQPPPGPASAMSERPGKPACLIIASAASAGVSAQSFLHSFTLASAAFNLQVATPGGKLIDFVDVNESNMRWIQDFRMKSYANPAKLESIDGARYHALLIPNCPGALTDLANSGYLARILQHFSNENKPICAVGHGVAALCCATNEDKSWVFQGYSLTGPSVYELIRQPSFASLSIIVEDFVKDSGATFSASKPDAIHIVLDRHLVTGQNENSTVIAVQNLINLCNGSRK is encoded by the exons ATGCGGAGGCAGCCGCCGCCGGGCCCCGCCAGCGCCATGTCGGAGCGGCCCGGGAAGCCCGCCTGCCTCATCATCGCCAGCGCCGCCTCCGCGG GTGTGTCTGCCCAATCCTTTCTTCATTCTTTTACACTGGCTAGCGCTGCTTTTAATCTACAAGTTGCCACTCCAGGG GGgaagttaattgactttgtcGATGTGAATGAGAGCAACATGCGTTGGATACAGGATTTCCGAATGAAATCTTATGCAAATCCTGCCAAGTTGGAGTCAATTGATG GTGCTAGATACCATGCCCTATTGATTCCTAACTGTCCCGGGGCTTTAACTGACCTTGCAAACAGTGGATACCTAGCTAGGATATTGCAGCACTTCAGCAATGAGAACA AGCCTATTTGTGCTGTGGGACATGGAGTTGCTGCTTTATGCTGTGCCACAAATGAGGATAAATCGTGGGTGTTTCAGGGATACAGCCTGACAGGG CCCTCTGTGTATGAGCTGATAAGGCAGCCCAGTTTTGCCAGTTTGTCCATTATTGTGGAGGACTTTGTGAAAGATTCTGGAGCTACCTTTAGCG CCAGCAAGCCAGATGCCATACACATAGTTCTGGACAGGCACCTTGTTACAGGACAGAATGAGAATTCCACTGTTATAGCAGTCCAGAACCTTATTAATCTCTGCAATGGCAG
- the GATD1 gene encoding glutamine amidotransferase-like class 1 domain-containing protein 1 isoform X3: MGCMGRSVSAQSFLHSFTLASAAFNLQVATPGGKLIDFVDVNESNMRWIQDFRMKSYANPAKLESIDGARYHALLIPNCPGALTDLANSGYLARILQHFSNENKPICAVGHGVAALCCATNEDKSWVFQGYSLTGPSVYELIRQPSFASLSIIVEDFVKDSGATFSASKPDAIHIVLDRHLVTGQNENSTVIAVQNLINLCNGSRK, encoded by the exons atgggatGCATgggacgaa GTGTGTCTGCCCAATCCTTTCTTCATTCTTTTACACTGGCTAGCGCTGCTTTTAATCTACAAGTTGCCACTCCAGGG GGgaagttaattgactttgtcGATGTGAATGAGAGCAACATGCGTTGGATACAGGATTTCCGAATGAAATCTTATGCAAATCCTGCCAAGTTGGAGTCAATTGATG GTGCTAGATACCATGCCCTATTGATTCCTAACTGTCCCGGGGCTTTAACTGACCTTGCAAACAGTGGATACCTAGCTAGGATATTGCAGCACTTCAGCAATGAGAACA AGCCTATTTGTGCTGTGGGACATGGAGTTGCTGCTTTATGCTGTGCCACAAATGAGGATAAATCGTGGGTGTTTCAGGGATACAGCCTGACAGGG CCCTCTGTGTATGAGCTGATAAGGCAGCCCAGTTTTGCCAGTTTGTCCATTATTGTGGAGGACTTTGTGAAAGATTCTGGAGCTACCTTTAGCG CCAGCAAGCCAGATGCCATACACATAGTTCTGGACAGGCACCTTGTTACAGGACAGAATGAGAATTCCACTGTTATAGCAGTCCAGAACCTTATTAATCTCTGCAATGGCAG